The genomic interval AGCGCTGCTTGTAGATGTCTTCCAGCTGGCCGAACCAGGCGCCGACCAGCGTGCGGTTGTCGTTGAAGGCGTATTCGGCGCCGGCGAAGCTGAAGCGGTCGGAGGTGACGCTGGAATTGCCGACCCAGCTCATGTCATTGAGGCTGCTGTCGTCGCGCGGGCTGTTGCCGCGAAAGCGTCCGCCGTAGACCGTCAGGTTCCTGATCTCCTTCGAGGTGAACATGCCGCCCTGGAAGGTCTGCGGCAGCGAGCGGCCGTCGTCGGAGCGCAGGATCGGCAGCGCCGGCGACCACTCGCCGGCCTTCACCTCGGTCTTCGAGAAGCGCAGCTTGCCGGCCACCGCCAGACGGCCGAAGTCGTCGGCCGGCGTGCCGTCCTTGCCGACCGGCAGCAGCTGGGTGCCGCCGGTGCCCTGGCCGCCGTCGAGCTTGACCGACCAGAGGCCGAGCACGTCGAGGCCGAAGCCGACCGGGCCTTCGGTGTAGCCGGACTGCAGGTCGAGGATGAAGCTCTGGGTCCATTCCTCGGCCTTGCTGCGGGTGGCGCCGTCGTCGACGAAGTTGCGGTGGATGTAGAAGTTGCGCAGGGTCAGGGTGCCCTTGGCGTCGTCGACGAAGGCCGCCTGGGCGCTGCTGCCGGCGAGCGCCAGGGCGAAGGCGAGGGCAGGGGACTGACGAAGCGGAAAGCGTAGGGTGCTGTTCTTCATATTGTTGTTGTTACCGGCGAAGAGTCAGTGGAAAAAGCGCAAAAAGGCCCCTCCGCGGCCGCGGATGCGTTGGGCGAAAGGGGCAAGGCCCGGCGGTAGGCACCGGGCTGGGAGTCAGGGGGTGGAGCGGGGTTGGATCGGAGTGTTCATGCGATTTTCCCGTTCGTTGTTGTCGTTGTCGTCACGGATTTGCCCCTCTCCCAATTAGGGGAGAGGGGCTGCAGATCAGTCGGCTCAGCCGGTGGTCCGGGCGACCTCCAGGGCGGCCGGATTGACCAGGTTGGCCGGGCGCCGGCCGGCCAGCGCCGCCAGCAGGTTGTCGACGGCGCAGCGGGCCATGGCCTCGCGGGTTTCGTGGGTGGCCGAGCCGATGTGCGGGGTCGCCACCACGTTGTCCAGGCGCAGGAGCGGCGAGTCGGCGGGCAGCGGCTCGCGCTCGAACACGTCCAGCCCGGCGCCGCGCAGGCGCCCGGCCTGCAGGGCTTCGAGTAGCGCTGTCTCGTCGACCACCTTGCCGCGGGAGATGTTGATCAGGATGCTCTCCGGGCGCATCCGCGCCAGTTCGCGGGCGCCGATCAGCCCGCTGGTGGCGGCGGTCAGCGGCAGCGTCAGGCAAACGAAGTCGGACTCCTCCAGCAGCGCCTCCAGCGAGCGGTAGCCGGCGGCGTAGCGTTGCTCGAGCGCGGGCTTGGGCGACGAGCTGTGGTAGAGGATCGGCATGCCGAAGCCGCAGTGCCCGCGGCGGGCCAGGGCCTCGCCGATGCGGCCCATGCCGACGATGCCGAGGGTCTTGCCGTGCACATCGCTGCCGAACTGCGACGGGCCGATGCTTTTGCGCCACTGCCCGGCACGCACCCAGCCGGCCAGTTCGACGACCCGCCGGGCGGTCGCCAGGATCAGCGCGAAGCCGGTGTCGGCGGTGGTCTCGGTGAGCACGTCGGGGGTGTTGGTGAGCAGGATGCCGCGCCGGGTCAGGTAGTCGAGGTCGTAGTTGTCGATACCCACCGAGACGCTGGAGACCGCCTCCAGCTGCGGCGCCCGGTCGAGCAGTCCGGCGTCCAGCCGGAGGCTGGCGCCGAGCAGGCCGTGGGCCGTGGGCAGGGCGTCGCGCAGGCGGGCCAGGCCGTCGGCCGACAGGTCGTCGATGCAGGTGACCTGCGCCTGCTGGCGCAGGCGGGTCATCAGTTCGGCGGACAGCTTCTTGTAGAGCACGATGTTCTTCATGGACGCGGATTCCTCAGGGATTGGTCGCCGGCTGCGGCTGGCGGCTGGGCAACGGCGCCGGGCGGTCGCTGTTGGTGGGGTTGAGCAGCAGGGTCAGCACCACCGCGATCAGCAGCGAGCCGCTCATCAGCAGGAAGGAAGCCTGCGGCCCGCCGGTGGCGCCGTTCAGGTAGCCGACCAGCCAGGAGCCGGCGAACGAGCCCAGCGCACCCATGCTGTTGATCAGCGCCATGGCGCCGCCGGCGACGTTGAGCGGCAGCACTTCCGGAACGATGGCGAAGAACGGCCCGTAGGGGGCGTACATGCAGCCACCGGCCACCACCAGCAGGGCGTAGGACAGCCAGAAGTGCTCGCTGCCCAGGGCGTAGGAGCCGTAGAAGGCCAGCGAGGCGATCAGCAGCGGCGGCCAGACGAAGACCTTGCGCTGCTGGAAGCGGTCGGAGGCCCAGGATACCCCGAGCATGCCGATCACCGCGGCCAGGTAGGGCAGCGACGACAGCCAGCCGGCCTGGACGAT from Azotobacter salinestris carries:
- a CDS encoding 2-hydroxyacid dehydrogenase is translated as MKNIVLYKKLSAELMTRLRQQAQVTCIDDLSADGLARLRDALPTAHGLLGASLRLDAGLLDRAPQLEAVSSVSVGIDNYDLDYLTRRGILLTNTPDVLTETTADTGFALILATARRVVELAGWVRAGQWRKSIGPSQFGSDVHGKTLGIVGMGRIGEALARRGHCGFGMPILYHSSSPKPALEQRYAAGYRSLEALLEESDFVCLTLPLTAATSGLIGARELARMRPESILINISRGKVVDETALLEALQAGRLRGAGLDVFEREPLPADSPLLRLDNVVATPHIGSATHETREAMARCAVDNLLAALAGRRPANLVNPAALEVARTTG
- a CDS encoding OprD family porin, which gives rise to MKNSTLRFPLRQSPALAFALALAGSSAQAAFVDDAKGTLTLRNFYIHRNFVDDGATRSKAEEWTQSFILDLQSGYTEGPVGFGLDVLGLWSVKLDGGQGTGGTQLLPVGKDGTPADDFGRLAVAGKLRFSKTEVKAGEWSPALPILRSDDGRSLPQTFQGGMFTSKEIRNLTVYGGRFRGNSPRDDSSLNDMSWVGNSSVTSDRFSFAGAEYAFNDNRTLVGAWFGQLEDIYKQRYFQLVHTQPLGKDWSLGANLGYFDGEEDGSAQAGELDNTLLSGLFSLKHGAHVFYLGLQRVSGDDKWLRVNGTSGGSAANDSYNGSFDNARERSWQLRYDYDFAALGMPGLTLMTRYIKGTNVHVGAIDDGEEWNRETQLSYVVQSGPLKALSLRWRNSTVRRDWGANNRFDDNRLIVQYPLSLF